Proteins encoded by one window of Monoglobus pectinilyticus:
- a CDS encoding DUF4373 domain-containing protein, with protein MGKEAFDFFPLDVHLSDKMELIEAEFGLIGFAVIVKLWMRIYGSRGYYCEFDEEVALMFSHKTGVGVNAVSEILNAAFKRGIFDRTLYEKYKILTSKGIQERCMKMCSRRKRFEVEKKYLLISVPDSFENVYIKGENVNISEENVYIFTQSKIKERKESKVNKSKVNDVPEAEECKELKHKYGKYNNVLLTEEEIKQLREKLPKDWEKWIETFSEGLELKGYKYNNHYLAILQWEERSGQKKDDMRNSKFNNYKDTNKTDYASIEKKILADMYGL; from the coding sequence ATGGGAAAAGAAGCATTTGATTTCTTTCCTTTAGACGTGCATCTTAGTGATAAGATGGAGCTTATAGAAGCAGAATTCGGGTTAATAGGGTTTGCGGTAATCGTTAAGCTGTGGATGAGAATATACGGCAGCAGAGGTTATTACTGTGAATTTGATGAAGAGGTTGCATTGATGTTTTCCCACAAAACAGGGGTTGGTGTCAATGCCGTTTCTGAAATATTGAACGCAGCATTTAAAAGAGGTATTTTTGACAGGACGCTGTATGAGAAGTACAAAATTCTAACATCAAAAGGGATACAGGAAAGATGTATGAAAATGTGCTCAAGAAGGAAGCGTTTTGAAGTCGAGAAGAAATACCTTTTAATTAGTGTGCCCGACAGCTTTGAAAATGTATACATAAAGGGCGAAAATGTTAACATTTCTGAAGAAAATGTATACATTTTTACACAAAGTAAAATAAAGGAAAGAAAAGAAAGTAAAGTAAATAAAAGTAAAGTAAATGATGTGCCGGAAGCGGAAGAGTGCAAGGAGTTAAAACACAAGTATGGAAAATACAATAATGTGTTATTAACAGAAGAAGAGATTAAACAGCTAAGAGAAAAGCTGCCTAAAGACTGGGAAAAGTGGATAGAGACGTTTTCGGAAGGCTTGGAGCTTAAGGGATATAAGTATAATAACCATTATCTAGCTATACTTCAGTGGGAGGAGAGAAGCGGACAGAAAAAGGATGATATGAGAAACAGTAAATTTAATAATTATAAAGACACCAACAAAACCGATTATGCAAGTATTGAAAAGAAAATACTTGCCGATATGTATGGCTTATAA
- a CDS encoding IS110 family RNA-guided transposase has translation MIFVGIDVAKDKHDCFICNSDGEVLFNAFTIQNTIEGFNSLYQRIESVSKDFNKVKVGLEATGHYSYNLLGYLLDKGLTTFVINPLNTNLFRKSLSLRKTKTDKIDAHTIAMMLMSNVDLKSYSDILYHNEELKSLTRYRFYKVSERAKLKTTVSRLVNILFPELEKLVPSLHIKSVYTMLSEFPSAHHIAEAHLTKLTNLLHTASRGRYGKDTAIGFREAAKNSIGSDMPAKSLELKHTIKLIQELTAEIEEIEAEIKHIMDNINTPILSIPGISYTMGAMIVAEIGDFSKFSSPDKILAYSGMSPSTYQSGQITNSYSHMEKRGSRYLRYALYNAAKYVCHWDETFKNYLAKKRTEGKHYNVAISHAVKKLVRVIYHLQKTGQSYQAV, from the coding sequence ATGATTTTTGTTGGTATCGATGTTGCAAAGGACAAGCACGACTGCTTCATTTGCAATTCTGACGGCGAGGTTTTATTTAATGCTTTTACTATTCAGAACACTATAGAAGGTTTTAATTCTCTTTATCAAAGAATTGAATCTGTTTCAAAAGATTTTAACAAAGTAAAAGTAGGGCTTGAAGCTACAGGACATTACTCATACAATCTTTTGGGTTATCTTCTTGATAAAGGTTTGACTACCTTTGTTATCAATCCATTAAATACCAATCTCTTCAGAAAGTCTCTCAGCCTCAGAAAGACTAAAACGGATAAAATTGATGCCCATACAATCGCTATGATGTTAATGTCTAATGTAGACTTAAAGTCCTACTCAGATATATTATATCACAACGAAGAATTAAAGTCACTAACCAGATACAGATTTTATAAAGTTTCTGAAAGAGCAAAACTCAAAACCACTGTTTCCCGGCTTGTGAACATACTTTTCCCGGAACTTGAAAAACTTGTTCCTTCGCTGCATATAAAATCTGTCTATACTATGCTTTCAGAGTTCCCGTCAGCCCATCATATTGCAGAAGCCCACTTAACGAAGCTTACAAACCTGCTGCATACTGCATCTAGAGGCAGATATGGCAAAGATACTGCAATTGGTTTTAGGGAAGCCGCAAAAAACTCAATCGGTTCAGACATGCCAGCAAAATCTCTTGAGCTAAAGCATACCATAAAGCTAATACAAGAACTTACAGCAGAAATTGAGGAGATAGAAGCAGAAATCAAGCATATTATGGATAACATAAACACGCCTATTCTGTCTATCCCGGGTATCAGTTACACAATGGGAGCTATGATAGTAGCAGAAATAGGTGATTTCAGTAAGTTTTCATCTCCTGATAAAATACTTGCGTATTCAGGAATGTCACCATCAACGTATCAGTCAGGACAAATAACCAATAGCTATTCACACATGGAGAAACGAGGATCGCGTTACCTTCGGTACGCATTATACAATGCAGCAAAATATGTATGTCATTGGGATGAAACCTTCAAGAATTATCTAGCAAAAAAGCGAACTGAGGGAAAACATTACAATGTTGCAATATCTCATGCAGTAAAAAAGCTAGTGAGAGTAATCTATCATTTACAGAAAACGGGTCAGAGTTACCAAGCCGTTTGA
- a CDS encoding ACT domain-containing protein, whose amino-acid sequence MIKTITDIEFFPEVAIVTLNNIPNTPSSIANILSVIAENGISIDMISQTEPYKDKINLSFTLSQDDLSEVIGLTGKFKSLAPSIKADINGNNTKILLSGDGMRSESGVAAELFSLFAKENIRVKLITTAETEISCLIDIKDVEAAKKILL is encoded by the coding sequence ATGATTAAAACCATCACCGATATTGAGTTTTTTCCGGAGGTTGCCATTGTTACATTAAATAATATTCCAAACACTCCGAGCAGTATTGCAAACATTCTCAGCGTTATTGCAGAGAACGGCATAAGCATAGATATGATTAGTCAAACCGAACCATACAAAGATAAGATAAACTTATCATTTACACTTTCTCAGGATGATTTGAGCGAGGTTATCGGGCTTACAGGAAAGTTTAAGTCTCTTGCCCCGTCTATTAAAGCCGACATAAACGGAAACAACACTAAAATCCTGCTGAGCGGTGATGGTATGAGGTCTGAGTCAGGCGTAGCAGCTGAACTGTTTTCGCTGTTTGCCAAAGAAAATATCCGCGTTAAGCTTATAACAACAGCTGAGACGGAAATCTCATGTCTTATAGATATAAAAGATGTTGAAGCTGCTAAAAAGATTCTTTTATAA
- the dapB gene encoding 4-hydroxy-tetrahydrodipicolinate reductase, which yields MTNILLSGANGNMGRAVTRTVENNDKVKITAGYDINTVKNSDFPVYDNLDEVKEPFDVIIDFSHPSVFDSILEFSVKTKTPAVICTTGLSGEQISKMKAASKKAPIFFSANMSLGVNLLIDLVCKAAKLLDGSFDIEIIEKHHNQKLDAPSGTALAIADAISDAVSFDTEYIYDRHNVRKKRDKSEIGIHAVRGGTIVGEHDVIFAGNDEIIEIKHSASSKEVFAVGAVKAAVFMKGKPCGMYDMKDLIEQS from the coding sequence ATGACAAATATACTACTAAGCGGCGCTAACGGAAACATGGGACGCGCTGTTACCAGAACAGTGGAAAATAATGACAAAGTCAAAATCACAGCAGGATACGACATAAACACGGTTAAAAACTCTGACTTTCCTGTCTACGATAATTTAGATGAAGTCAAAGAACCCTTTGACGTTATAATTGACTTTTCTCATCCGTCTGTATTTGACAGCATACTTGAATTCTCGGTTAAGACAAAAACTCCTGCTGTTATTTGCACAACGGGACTTTCAGGAGAGCAGATTTCAAAAATGAAGGCGGCTTCTAAAAAAGCGCCTATCTTTTTCTCAGCAAATATGTCTCTCGGCGTAAATCTTTTAATTGACTTGGTATGCAAAGCGGCGAAGCTGCTTGACGGAAGCTTTGATATTGAAATAATTGAAAAGCACCATAACCAAAAGCTTGACGCGCCAAGCGGAACCGCACTCGCAATTGCTGACGCTATTTCTGACGCAGTAAGTTTTGACACCGAGTATATTTATGACAGACATAATGTACGTAAAAAGCGTGATAAATCTGAAATAGGTATACACGCTGTCCGCGGCGGCACCATTGTTGGCGAACACGATGTTATATTTGCCGGCAATGATGAAATAATAGAAATAAAACACAGTGCTTCATCAAAAGAAGTTTTTGCTGTCGGCGCTGTAAAAGCCGCAGTTTTCATGAAAGGAAAGCCCTGCGGTATGTATGATATGAAAGATTTGATTGAGCAGTCTTAG